The Variovorax paradoxus genome window below encodes:
- a CDS encoding Lrp/AsnC family transcriptional regulator, which translates to MQSVPLDSMDTRMLEVLQGHGRISNLELAAAVGLSPAQCSRRHHRLEEEGVIARYEARLRPAAVGLRVMAFVQIAMERGHVRDFKRFRQAVTQLPDVLECHSVTGDVDYVLKVIASDLEALSTFLTEKLSALPGVSMVRSSVCLEELKAGAALPLSQAGR; encoded by the coding sequence TTGCAATCCGTACCGCTGGACTCGATGGACACCCGCATGCTCGAGGTGCTGCAGGGCCATGGCCGCATCTCCAACCTCGAGCTCGCGGCCGCGGTCGGGCTCTCGCCCGCGCAATGCAGCCGCCGGCATCACAGGCTCGAGGAAGAGGGCGTGATCGCGCGCTACGAGGCGCGGCTGCGGCCCGCGGCCGTGGGCCTGCGCGTGATGGCCTTCGTCCAGATCGCGATGGAGCGCGGCCATGTGCGCGATTTCAAGCGCTTCCGCCAGGCCGTGACGCAACTGCCCGACGTGCTCGAATGCCACTCGGTGACGGGCGACGTCGACTATGTGCTCAAAGTGATCGCGAGCGACCTCGAGGCGCTCAGCACCTTCCTGACCGAGAAGCTCTCGGCGCTGCCCGGCGTGAGCATGGTGCGTTCGAGCGTGTGCCTGGAAGAACTCAAGGCCGGCGCGGCGCTGCCGCTGTCGCAGGCCGGTCGCTGA